In Sandaracinaceae bacterium, the DNA window CTCGGCGAGCGTGGGCTCGTACGCACGCCACGCGGGAGGCGCGACGGCGCTGCCCACCCTCACGCGCCGCAACGGAAAGGACACCGAGCCCTCCACGGACACGTCGCGCGGGGTCCACGAGCGGCGGAAGGTCACGAGCACCTCGGGCAGCATGCGCGCGCGCGCCGAGGGCGCCACGGAGCAGCCCAGCACGGCGGCTGGGAGCAAGACGAGCGCCACGGCGAGTCCGAGCGGCGAGGCGGGAGCAGGCAGAGCAGGGAACGGCATGCCCGCTTCTCGGCGCTCCCCTCACGCGGTTGCGTGCGCGTGCGGATTTCCTGCGACCCGCCTGCGCGTCAGACCACGTCCAGCACGGGCGCGGCCGCCACCGACACGAACTGGTCGCCATCGCGGAAGCCCACCGCCGCCGTCACGAACGACCCCGGCGCGATGGGCCCGAGCGTGTGCTCGCCGCTGGGCTGCACTTCCTTGTCGGTCAGCGTGCGCGTCACGGCGCCGTCCCCGCCGGGGGCCAGCACCAGCACGCGCGCCACCAGGGTCCCGCTTGCGCCCATGGTGCGGGCGCTCGCGATGGACTCCTCGCTCAAGCCCCACGCCAGGAGCACGCGGCGGTCGGGCAGCAGCATGGTGACCAGCTCGGCGCGAGGGGAAGAGTCCACGCGGCCACCCGCCACCAGCGGCGCGCGGGGCAGCCCGAGGGCGTGTTGCACGGCGGCCAGGTCGGCCTCGAGGCCCACGTCGCCCGGGCGTTCCGCCAGCAGGTTCTCGAGGATGGCGAGCGCACGGCGATGATGGCCCTGCTCGTGCAGCAGCCGCGCCATGGTGCGGGTGGGGATGGGCTCGTCCTCGAGCTCGCGCGGGACCCGAATGGGCACCGTCACGGCCGCCTCCCGCCGTGCCGCCGCCTTGGTCAGCAGCTGCTGCTCGTCGGCCACCCGCAGGATCTCATCTCGAAGCGGCCCGAGGTCCATGGTGACCGCGGTGTGGCGCGGCTGCTCCACGGCGGGCGGGCTGGGCTCTGGGCTGGTTTCGGGCGCTGCGTCTTCGCTGAACGACGGCAGCTTCATCTTGTTGGTGGGGTCGGTGCGCTCGAGCGTGGGACGCGGCTCGACCTCCACGGAGGGGCGCGGCGGCAGCTCCGAGGCCTCGGGCCCACCCGCCGGCCGCGAGACGGCGGGCAGACCGGCAGGCGTCTCGGACACCCGCATGCGTTGGGTGTCTCCGCGGCCCTCGCCTCCGGTCGAGGCAGCGGCTTCCACCGACGGCGGCGACGAGGGCGGGAGTGGATCCCTACGCGGTGCAGACGGGGTGGGCGGCGGCGGCGGGCTCGAGCGCCCACGCAGCGTGCGTGCCACGCCCAGCACACCCCGGAAGATCGCCTTTGCGGTGTCGATGGCGCCCGTGGCGGGCGGGGCCTCGATGGCCCGAATGAGCTGCGCCCGCGTCAGGTGCGTCACCTCGCGAACGCCACGCCGCGTGGCCTCCTGCTCCAGCTCCTCGCGCGTCATCCTGCTCAAATCCACCGCAGCAGCTCCTCGTCCGTGGCCGCGAGGGCTTCGCGCGCGCGCTCGCAGTCTTGTTGAATTTGCGCCACCAGCGCGTCCACTCCGGCGAACTTCTGCTCGGGCCGCACGCGCGCCACGAAGCCTACACGCAGCGTCTTGCCATAGAGGTCGCCATCGAAATCGAAGAGGTGCACCTCCACGGAGCGCCCGGCCCCGAAGGTGGGCCGCTGCCCCAGGTTGGCGACCCCGAGGAGGCGCTGGCCGTCCCCACCCGTCACCGACACGGCCACCGCATAGACGCCGTCGGCCGGCAGCTGGACCTCCCCGAGGCGCAGGTTGGCGGTGGGGAACCCTATGGTCCGGCCGCGCTGGTCGCCGAGGACGACCTCACCCTCCACGTCGTGGACGCGCGTCATCATGCGGGCCGCAGCCACCACATCGCCCTCTTCGGCCAGCACGCGGCGAACCCGCGTGGACGACACCGGATCGCCCTCGAACAGCACGGGGCGCACCACCGTCACGGAGAAGCCGTGCTCACGCCCGAGCGCCCGCAGGGTCTCCACGTTCCCGGTGCGCTTGCTGCCGAAGTGGAAGTCGGGCCCCACCACCACGGCGCGCGCGCGGCAGCGCTCCACCAGCACCCGCCGCACGAAGCTCTCGGGAGAGGTCTGCGCAAAGTCACGGTCGAACGCCAGCACGGCCACGTCGTCGCAGCCCGCACCGCGCATCAACTCCACGCGGCGCGCCATGGGCGTGAGCAGCACGGGGGCGCGGTCGGGCGCCAGCACGCTGGTGGGGTGCGGGTCGAAGCACATGCCCATGGTGCTTAGCCCCGAGCGAGCGGCCAGGTCCCTCGCGGTCGAGATGAGCGCGCGGTGACCCAGGTGCACACCATCGTGGTTGCCTGGCGTCACGACGGAGGGGGAGAGGTCCGAGGGGTTCATAGGGCAGCGCGAGCATACCAGGCGTGGGCAAATTTGCCGCAAACGAAGACCCCACGGGGCTCAGGGTCCCGCGGGGTCGGTATGTCGCGCTCGGACGCGCGGTCAGTCGCAGGCGACCGTGGGCGAGTCACCCGCCACAGCGGCGCAGCACGCCTCGGGCATCTCGAACGGAACGCAGTCCGGCACGCCGTCGGTCACCGTGCGCGGCGAGCCCGCCATCAGGTTGCCGCTTCCGTCGGGGACGGGGATGGGCGCGCAGACCGGCAGGCCACAGAGGTGGGCGATCCCGCAGCAGCAGCTCGTGATCGCGTCGACGCGCGTCGACGCGGGCGGGTTCTCGTACTCCTCGAAGTCGACGTAGTTGACGGGGCGGATGCTCATGTCCACGGGGTCGACCGCCATCGCGCACTCGGCGCGGCCGCTCTGGCGCGAGCGGGCGTTGCTGGGGTTGGAGTCGTACACCGGGAAGGCCGCAACCGCGCTCTGCGACACCACGATGTCCTCCACCTGGCCGGGGGTGCCGAGCTCGTTGGGGACGGTCCACACCTGACCCACGAAGCTGCCTGGCGGGTTGAGGCGGATGCCCGTCTCCGAGATGTTGGCAGTGATGAACACGGGGTTCTCCTCGAAGACGCCGCGGGCATCACCCTGGAGCACGTTCATGCCGTACAATCCCGTCGGCATCTCCTGACAGTCCACGGTCGCCGCCTCGTAGAAGGCGGTGGAGCCGGCCGGCGGTAGGATGGGGATCTGACAGCGCGGGTCGTCCGGGTTGGTGGTCATGGCGCCCACGGGCACGACCGCGAGCGCGATGTTGGGGTAGCGCACAACCGTGCGGTTTGTAGGATTGCCCGGAAATTCGCGGTCAACCAGGCCGCCGTAGCCCACCCACAAGCGCGGGTCCACGCTGGGTACCATGGCCACGGAGGGGATGTTGGCCTCGGCCTCGCGGTCGACGGCGGTCGCGTCCGGGATGGGCTGACCGCTCGAGAGATCGATGCTCCCGTCAGGATTGCGGACGTAGTCGAACGCGAAGCGCTGCATCAGCACCAGCGGGCTGAGCCAGGGCACGAACCCGGGATCCGTGGGCCGCGGGGCCTGGGCGCTCAGCGTGGGGTGTGGGTCGGCGAGGCCGTCCTGGTTCGCGTCGATGGAGCGCACGTACCATGCGTAGGCAGCCGGGTCGTCCACGGCGAACGAGACGCCACCCTCACAGGCAGCGATGGCGAAGTCTTTTCCGGTGAAGCGCGCGCGGCAGCACCGGGCGTGCTCGTCCACGTCATCGGTCCTGAGGTCATCGCTCACGCCGGCGCAGTCGACCGCGCCTTCGGGCGCGGGGCTGCCCACGGGGTCCAGCGCCGTGCGCCCGAGCATGGTCAGCGTGGTGTTGGAGAGCGCCAGCAGCGTGGGCGGATCCGTGGAGAGCGGCGCCTCGCTGTCGAGGCCGTCCGTGGACACCGTGAACACGGGTGGCTCGGTGTTGACGGCGGCACCCAGCGAGACGGCCACGCCGGTGAGGCGCTGCCCGTCGGGGCGGAACTCGAGGTCACCGAAGGTCACCGGCAGGAACTCGGGCACGGCGGCCGTGGCGTCCACGAGCGCGGCGCCCGTGATGTCGCCGCGGGTGGGCGAGGTGCGCACCGAGAAGAACGGGTTGAAGTCGCCGTCCGTGTCGTAGAAGCCCTGCACGCGATAGGTGATGCTCTCCTCGACACCGGGGGTGAGGTCTACGAACTCGCCGTCGGCCGCGCCGGCAGGCCGCTCGAGCGGGATCTCCGGCCAGGTGAACGCCACCGAGCGCTGTACCGTGACAGCCAGGTCTGCCGGCGTGGGGTTCTGCGGGAGACAGGCCGTGGCCGGGTCACCGAAGACGCGCTCACCGGGGACGGTCAGGAGGCTGGCCGCGCCCGTGCCGGTGCCCTCCGGCGGCGGCAGCAAGCGCACGTCGAAGAGGGTGAGGATGATACGGCCCTGGATGCGCGTGGGCGCGCCCGCGGCGTCGAAGTCGCAGGTGGGACGTGGCCCCACGTAGAGCACGGTGCCCTCGATGACGCCTGTGGGATCCGGTGCGTTGCCGCCCAGCCAGCGGGGGTCGTCGACAGGGGGGCTGTCACAGGCCACCGCGCAGAAGGCAGCGACGGCGGCGAGGCAACCACGGGTGATGTTGTGTCGGATGCGCATTCTGGATCTCCTAGAAGCGATAGGTCGCAGAGGCGACGACGCGAGCTTCGAGCTGCTGCCCACGGGGATGCTGGCGGTGACGGTTGTTGGTGATGTTGAAGCCGGTAACACCCAGCTCGAGGGCGTCGTCCAGGAGTCGATAGCCGATACGGGCGTTGACCAGGTAGTAGGCCGGTTGACTCAAGTTGACGCTGACCAGGTTGGAGTTCTCGTCGAACGTCTCCTCGAGCCACTTCTGGCCGCTGGCGTAGTGCACGTCCAGGGAGAGGTCGAGACCGAACGCCGAACGGTACTGCACGCCGGCGTTGACCTTGTGAGCGCTGGTGCGCTCTTCGTCGGGGCGACGCGGATTGTCCAGCGCCCACGTCTGGTTGTAGGCGTAGTTCGCGTAGATATCGAGACCGTCCACGGGATAGAAGCGGCCGTTGACCTCACCACCGAGCACGTGGAAGAGACCTGGCTCGTTGCTGAAGATGGTGGTGCCGATGGGGAACGCCGCCGGTCCGTCCGTGTAGCCGAGCACACCGCTGCCGAACTGCCCGAGCGTGGTGGGCAGCAGCTCTCCGATGGAGATGATGTTCTCGACGCGGTTGTAGTAGAGCGAGATGTCGAAGTCGAAGCGGTCGGACGCGGCGTTTCGGTAGCCGATCTCGACCGACTGAATGGACTCGGGGGTGAGCGGGTCCTGACCCAGCTCGAGGCGGGCCGTCTCGGACCCGTAGTTGCGCGCCGTAACGCCCGGCGCGGGGGTCGGGAAGTCGAGCGCCATGTAGGTCTCGAGCAGCGTCTGCGTGCGGAAGGCGGTGGAGAACGAAGCGCGCAGAGCGTGGCCTTCGGCGGGTGTGACCACCAACGCGATACGCGGCGAGAACTGCACGTTCTCGAGGACGGGGTGCCGGTCCACGCGGAAGCCCACGACCAACTGCAGCGGGTCGGCCAGCCGCATCGCGTCCTGGAACACCACGCGGAAGTGGTCCTCGGTGGGCGTCTGGTTGACGAACGTCCAGTCGATGCGCTTCCAGCGATAGCCCACGCCCAGCGTGATGTTGTGCGTGGTGGAGCCGAGCTCGAACGTGTGGGCGAAGCGGCCGTCCACGTCGATGGTGTCGCTGACGAACTCACCCAGGAGTGGGTCGGGACCAACGACGCCGCTGGAGACACCGATGCGGTTCCACCACACGCGCACGGAGCCCCAGGACGTGTCGAGTGACGCGGTGGTGTGCGTGCTGGTGGCGGTGGCCTGCCAGTCCACGAACGAACCGAACGCCTGGAAGCCGAAGCGCCCGTCTGAGACGCCGGCCTCGAAGTTCAGGGCCGCCTCGTCCGAGAGGCGGTAGCTGAGGGCGCCGAACGCGCGCTTGTTGCGGATGATCTGCTCACCGTTGAGGAAAGGCTCGGAGATGCCGACGGTGGCGTCGGTGACGGTGCGCTCCCAGCGGTCGAACTGATCGTAACCGGCCGACAAGCGGTAGGAGATGCGCCCTGCGCGGCCGCTGGACCAGGCCCCTGCGCGGAGTGAGGACCCCATGCCGCCACCAATGGTCACGCCCGTCTCGGCGCGGTCGCCTGGCGCCACGGTGATGATGTTGATGATGCCGCTGAAGCCGTTGGCGCCGTAGAGAGCAGACGCCGGACCGCGGATGATCTCAATGCGCTCGATGTCCTCCACCCCGATGGGGAAGTACGCGAAGAGGTTGGCTCCGAGGGCGTCCACGTACGCTTGACGGTTGTTGATGAGCACCAAGACGCGCGGGCTGAGCTGCTGGTTGAAGCCGCGGATGCCCACCTGGACGTCAGCGCCGTTGGTGTTCATGACATCGGCGCCCGCCACGCGGCGGAAGAGCTCACCGATGTGGGTGATACCCGTGAGGCGAATGTCCTGCGCCGTGATGATGGTGATGGCGTTGGGTGCGTCGAGGGGGTTCTGCGCAGCACCCGTCGACGACACGACGCTCTCGTCGTAGAGGTCCTGGCCGCCGGCAGCGATGGCGATGTCGCCTGCCTCGCCGGTGCCCGTCTCCGTGGTGCCGGTCTCCGTGGTCCCCGTCTCCGTGGTCCCGGTCTCCGTGGTCCCCGTCCCCGTGGTCCCCGTCTCGCTGCTGCCCGCGCCGCCCTCACGCAGCTCCTGAGCCATGGCTCGCAAGCGCTCCGCGCGTGCGATGAGCGACGGATCGTTGGCCGTAATACCCAGCGTCTCGATCTGCGTGGCCGTGTCCTCGAGGGCCACGATGTCCTCTTCGCTGGCGGTCGCGACGGTGGGCCCGGGCTCGGGGTCGGTCTCGGAGGGCTCACCGGTGCCGGTGGCTACCGCAGTGGTCCCTGCCGCTTCGGCGATGCGCGCCTCGATCGCGACGATGAACTGACGCACCTCCTCGCGGTCCGGTGGGTCCGACTCCACGTACTGCTCGAAGTACTCGAGCGCCTCTTCGTAGCGGCCTGCCTCCGCGTAGGCGCGCCCGATGTTGTAGAGCACGTTCGGGTGGGGAAGGATGTCGTAGGCGACCTGCAGCTCGGCCACGCCAGCGTCGATTTGGCCCTCTTGAACGAGCGCCATGCCTGCGCGGAAGTGGCGGCGAGCCTCGGTGCGCACGTCGGCCCGCGCGGGCGCCGCGAGCAGCATGGTGCTCAGCAACCCCAGCAGCAGCGCTGCACGCAGACCGCCGCGGCGAGGGGCAGGTCGAGGAGAGGTCGTGTGGTGGATGAGTCGTGTCACGGTTCTCTCCTGGCCTCAGAAGCGGACATCTACGTGGCCCAGGAAGCGGGTGTCGATGCGCTGCCCGAGCGGGTGCATGCGGACATCATTGAAGAGTAGGTTCCAGCCGGAGACGGCCAGCTCCAGCTTGTCGTCCAGCAAGCGCCAGCCAACGCGTGCGTTGAGCAGCGTGTAGGCCGGCACGTCGTCGGA includes these proteins:
- a CDS encoding bifunctional riboflavin kinase/FAD synthetase, whose translation is MNPSDLSPSVVTPGNHDGVHLGHRALISTARDLAARSGLSTMGMCFDPHPTSVLAPDRAPVLLTPMARRVELMRGAGCDDVAVLAFDRDFAQTSPESFVRRVLVERCRARAVVVGPDFHFGSKRTGNVETLRALGREHGFSVTVVRPVLFEGDPVSSTRVRRVLAEEGDVVAAARMMTRVHDVEGEVVLGDQRGRTIGFPTANLRLGEVQLPADGVYAVAVSVTGGDGQRLLGVANLGQRPTFGAGRSVEVHLFDFDGDLYGKTLRVGFVARVRPEQKFAGVDALVAQIQQDCERAREALAATDEELLRWI
- a CDS encoding TonB-dependent receptor; translation: MTRLIHHTTSPRPAPRRGGLRAALLLGLLSTMLLAAPARADVRTEARRHFRAGMALVQEGQIDAGVAELQVAYDILPHPNVLYNIGRAYAEAGRYEEALEYFEQYVESDPPDREEVRQFIVAIEARIAEAAGTTAVATGTGEPSETDPEPGPTVATASEEDIVALEDTATQIETLGITANDPSLIARAERLRAMAQELREGGAGSSETGTTGTGTTETGTTETGTTETGTTETGTGEAGDIAIAAGGQDLYDESVVSSTGAAQNPLDAPNAITIITAQDIRLTGITHIGELFRRVAGADVMNTNGADVQVGIRGFNQQLSPRVLVLINNRQAYVDALGANLFAYFPIGVEDIERIEIIRGPASALYGANGFSGIINIITVAPGDRAETGVTIGGGMGSSLRAGAWSSGRAGRISYRLSAGYDQFDRWERTVTDATVGISEPFLNGEQIIRNKRAFGALSYRLSDEAALNFEAGVSDGRFGFQAFGSFVDWQATATSTHTTASLDTSWGSVRVWWNRIGVSSGVVGPDPLLGEFVSDTIDVDGRFAHTFELGSTTHNITLGVGYRWKRIDWTFVNQTPTEDHFRVVFQDAMRLADPLQLVVGFRVDRHPVLENVQFSPRIALVVTPAEGHALRASFSTAFRTQTLLETYMALDFPTPAPGVTARNYGSETARLELGQDPLTPESIQSVEIGYRNAASDRFDFDISLYYNRVENIISIGELLPTTLGQFGSGVLGYTDGPAAFPIGTTIFSNEPGLFHVLGGEVNGRFYPVDGLDIYANYAYNQTWALDNPRRPDEERTSAHKVNAGVQYRSAFGLDLSLDVHYASGQKWLEETFDENSNLVSVNLSQPAYYLVNARIGYRLLDDALELGVTGFNITNNRHRQHPRGQQLEARVVASATYRF